A single genomic interval of Magnetospirillum sp. 15-1 harbors:
- the acnA gene encoding aconitate hydratase AcnA: protein MLQDPFGALRDLPLGHGKSSRYYALAALDGGGGGPVSRLPVSIRIVLESLLRNCDGKRITEDHVRHLAGWRPNAPRNAEIPFVVARIVLQDFTGVPLLCDLAAMRGVAQAFGKAPDIIEPLVPVDLVVDHSVQVDHYEEDDSLGLNMRREFSRNAERYRFIKWGMQAFDTFRVVPPGIGIVHQVNLEFLARGVLEKNGVTYPDTLVGTDSHTTMINALGVVGWGVGGIEAEAGMLGQPLVFLTPDVVGVHLHGRLPEGATATDLVLFLTERLRRAKVVGKFVEFFGDGTRSLAVPDRATIANMAPEYGATMGFFPVDEETVKYLTATGRTEAEIEAFRAYFSAQGLFGIPMPGDIDYSTVIEFDLGSVQPSIAGPKRPQDRLNLPDMRRAFTTLFSAPVADNGYGRPAEELERRHPLGSAAAHIGHGDVLIAAITSCTNTSNPGVMLAAGLLARKAVALGLTVGPRVKTSLAPGSRVVTEYLARAGLLGDLEALGFRVVAYGCTTCIGNSGPLMPELERAIAADDLVCAAVLSGNRNFEARIHPALKANFLMSPPLVVAFALAGRITIDMTSEPLGIGKDGKPVMLADIWPSSREVAEALLGATDPGLYRRLYSDFVHGNPLWNDIPTDSGQVYAWAPSTYIAEPPFFDRFSPTPGGVSDIVGARALAIFGDSVTTDHISPAGSIAAASPAGQYLLAHGVAAADFNSYGARRGNHEVMVRGTFANVRIRNLMLPANPDGSRVEGGLTRHQPDDTVMPIHDAAMRYQEAGIPTIVFAGTEYGTGSSRDWAAKGPKLLGVRAVVAQSFERIHRSNLVGMGVLPLQFLQGDSPASLGISGDEEFHIHGLTGALQPRQEVVLEVIDRRGRSRKVTLELRVDTAIELDYLGHGGILPYVLRELLAAER from the coding sequence ATGCTCCAAGATCCATTCGGCGCGTTACGCGATCTTCCGCTCGGCCACGGAAAATCGTCCAGATATTACGCCCTGGCGGCGTTGGATGGGGGCGGTGGCGGCCCGGTATCGCGCCTGCCGGTCTCCATCCGCATCGTGCTGGAATCCCTGCTGCGCAATTGCGACGGCAAGCGGATCACCGAGGACCACGTCCGCCATCTGGCCGGCTGGCGGCCCAATGCCCCGCGCAATGCGGAAATCCCCTTCGTGGTGGCCCGCATCGTCTTGCAGGATTTCACCGGCGTGCCGCTGCTGTGCGATCTGGCGGCCATGCGCGGCGTGGCCCAGGCCTTCGGCAAAGCTCCCGACATCATCGAGCCGCTGGTCCCCGTCGATCTGGTGGTCGATCACTCGGTTCAGGTGGATCACTACGAGGAGGACGATTCCCTGGGGCTCAACATGCGCCGGGAGTTCAGCCGCAACGCCGAACGCTACCGCTTCATCAAATGGGGCATGCAGGCCTTCGACACCTTCCGCGTCGTGCCGCCGGGCATCGGCATCGTCCATCAGGTCAATCTGGAATTCCTGGCGCGCGGCGTGCTTGAAAAGAACGGCGTCACCTATCCCGACACCCTGGTCGGCACCGATTCCCACACCACCATGATCAACGCGCTCGGCGTGGTCGGCTGGGGCGTCGGCGGCATCGAGGCGGAAGCCGGCATGCTGGGCCAGCCGCTGGTGTTCCTTACCCCCGACGTGGTCGGCGTCCATCTGCACGGCCGCCTGCCCGAGGGCGCAACCGCCACCGATCTGGTGCTGTTCCTCACCGAGCGTCTGCGCCGGGCCAAGGTGGTCGGCAAGTTCGTCGAGTTCTTCGGCGACGGGACCCGCTCCCTGGCGGTGCCCGACCGCGCCACCATCGCCAACATGGCGCCGGAATACGGCGCCACCATGGGTTTTTTCCCGGTGGACGAGGAAACCGTCAAATATCTGACCGCCACCGGCCGCACCGAGGCCGAGATCGAGGCCTTCCGCGCCTATTTCTCGGCCCAGGGCCTGTTCGGCATCCCCATGCCCGGCGACATCGACTACAGCACGGTGATCGAGTTCGATCTGGGCTCGGTGCAACCCTCCATCGCCGGCCCCAAGCGGCCGCAGGACCGCCTGAACCTGCCGGACATGCGCCGGGCCTTCACCACCCTGTTCTCGGCGCCCGTGGCGGACAACGGCTACGGCCGTCCGGCGGAAGAACTGGAGCGGCGGCATCCCCTGGGCTCCGCCGCCGCCCATATCGGCCACGGCGATGTCCTGATCGCCGCCATCACGTCTTGCACCAACACCTCCAATCCCGGCGTCATGCTGGCGGCCGGGCTGCTGGCCCGCAAGGCGGTGGCCCTGGGCCTGACGGTGGGGCCGCGGGTCAAGACCTCGCTGGCGCCGGGATCAAGGGTGGTCACCGAATACCTCGCCAGGGCCGGGCTGCTGGGCGATCTGGAAGCCCTGGGCTTCCGCGTCGTCGCCTATGGCTGCACCACCTGCATCGGCAATTCCGGACCGCTGATGCCGGAATTGGAACGGGCCATCGCCGCCGACGATCTGGTCTGCGCCGCCGTGCTGTCGGGCAACCGCAATTTCGAGGCCCGCATCCATCCGGCGCTCAAGGCCAATTTCCTGATGAGTCCGCCGCTGGTGGTGGCCTTCGCCCTGGCCGGCCGTATCACCATCGACATGACGAGCGAACCGCTGGGAATCGGCAAGGACGGCAAGCCGGTGATGCTCGCGGATATCTGGCCGAGCAGCCGGGAGGTGGCCGAGGCCCTGCTCGGCGCCACCGATCCCGGCCTGTATCGCCGGCTTTACAGCGACTTCGTCCACGGCAATCCGCTGTGGAACGACATCCCCACCGACAGCGGCCAAGTCTATGCCTGGGCGCCCTCCACCTATATCGCCGAGCCGCCGTTCTTCGACCGCTTCAGCCCGACCCCCGGCGGCGTCAGCGACATCGTCGGCGCCCGCGCCCTGGCCATCTTCGGCGATTCGGTCACCACCGACCATATCAGCCCGGCCGGCTCCATCGCCGCCGCCTCACCCGCCGGCCAATACCTGCTGGCCCATGGCGTGGCCGCCGCCGACTTCAACAGCTATGGCGCCCGGCGGGGAAACCACGAGGTGATGGTGCGGGGAACCTTCGCCAACGTGCGCATCCGCAACCTGATGCTGCCGGCCAACCCCGACGGGTCGCGCGTCGAAGGCGGCCTGACCCGCCATCAGCCCGACGACACGGTGATGCCCATCCATGACGCGGCAATGCGCTATCAGGAGGCCGGCATTCCCACCATCGTCTTCGCCGGCACCGAATACGGCACCGGCTCCAGCCGCGACTGGGCGGCCAAGGGGCCGAAGCTGCTGGGAGTGCGGGCCGTGGTGGCGCAGAGCTTCGAGCGCATCCACCGCTCCAATCTGGTCGGCATGGGGGTGCTGCCGCTGCAGTTCCTACAGGGCGACAGCCCGGCCTCGCTGGGAATTTCCGGGGACGAGGAATTCCATATCCACGGCCTGACCGGAGCGCTGCAGCCCAGGCAGGAGGTGGTCCTGGAAGTAATCGACCGCCGGGGCCGCAGCCGCAAGGTCACCTTGGAATTGCGCGTCGATACCGCCATCGAACTGGATTACCTCGGCCACGGCGGCATCCTGCCCTATGTCCTGCGCGAATTGCTGGCGGCGGAACGGTAG
- the fumC gene encoding class II fumarate hydratase, translating to MSTTRPEKDSFGIIQVPANHIWGAQTQRSLEYFAISGERMPVELILALAQVKGACARVNADLGLLAADKADAIIAAAREVQSGRYEREFPLSVWQTGSGTQTNMNMNEVLANRASEILGGERGLNRCVHPNDEVNLGQSSNDVFPTAMHVAAAIAMAGSLLPSLGGLRATLAGLAGEFAAIVKIGRTHLQDATPLTLGQEFSGYVAQLDHAEAVLTGALPSLYPLAIGGTAVGTGLNTHPEFGARVAAELARSYGLDFVSAGNKFAALAAHDGLVAAHGAVKTLAVALMKIANDIRWLASGPRSGLGEIGLPENEPGSSIMPGKVNPTQCEALTMACCQVMGNDVAITMGGASGNFELNVFKPLIAHNFLQSVRLMADGMASFDRHCVRGITANRQRIGQLLEQSLMLVTALAPHIGYDRAAEIAKRAHADGLTLRQAALDTGHVTAEQFEAWVDPAKMV from the coding sequence ATGAGCACCACCCGGCCGGAAAAGGATTCCTTTGGCATCATCCAGGTGCCGGCGAACCATATATGGGGTGCGCAGACCCAGCGTTCGCTGGAATATTTCGCCATATCCGGCGAACGGATGCCAGTCGAACTGATTCTGGCCCTGGCTCAGGTGAAGGGAGCCTGCGCCCGGGTCAACGCCGACCTCGGCCTGCTGGCCGCCGACAAGGCCGACGCCATCATCGCCGCCGCGCGGGAAGTGCAGTCCGGACGGTATGAACGGGAATTTCCCCTGTCGGTCTGGCAGACCGGCTCGGGCACCCAGACCAACATGAACATGAACGAGGTGCTGGCCAACCGCGCCTCGGAGATCCTGGGCGGCGAGCGCGGCCTGAACCGCTGCGTCCATCCCAATGACGAGGTGAATCTGGGGCAGTCCTCCAACGATGTCTTTCCCACCGCCATGCACGTGGCCGCCGCCATCGCCATGGCCGGCTCCCTGCTGCCTTCGCTGGGCGGCCTGCGCGCCACTCTGGCGGGGCTGGCGGGCGAGTTCGCCGCCATCGTCAAGATCGGCCGCACCCACCTGCAGGACGCCACGCCGCTGACCCTGGGGCAGGAGTTCTCCGGCTACGTGGCGCAACTGGACCACGCCGAGGCGGTGCTGACCGGCGCATTACCGTCGCTCTATCCCCTGGCCATCGGCGGAACCGCCGTGGGGACCGGGCTGAATACCCACCCGGAATTCGGCGCCCGCGTCGCGGCGGAACTGGCGCGAAGCTATGGCCTGGACTTCGTTTCCGCCGGCAACAAATTCGCCGCCCTGGCCGCCCATGACGGTCTGGTGGCCGCCCATGGCGCGGTGAAGACCCTGGCGGTGGCGCTGATGAAGATCGCCAACGACATCCGCTGGCTGGCCTCGGGGCCGCGTTCGGGGCTGGGCGAGATCGGCCTGCCGGAAAACGAACCCGGCAGCTCGATCATGCCGGGCAAGGTCAATCCCACCCAATGCGAGGCCCTGACCATGGCCTGCTGCCAGGTGATGGGCAACGACGTCGCCATCACCATGGGGGGCGCCTCGGGCAATTTCGAGCTGAACGTCTTCAAGCCCCTCATCGCGCATAACTTTCTTCAGAGCGTGCGCCTGATGGCCGACGGCATGGCCAGCTTCGACCGGCATTGCGTGCGCGGCATCACTGCCAACCGGCAACGGATCGGCCAGTTGCTGGAACAGTCGCTGATGCTGGTGACGGCGCTTGCGCCCCATATCGGCTACGACCGCGCCGCCGAGATCGCCAAGCGCGCCCATGCCGACGGCCTGACCCTGCGCCAGGCGGCCCTGGACACCGGCCATGTGACGGCGGAGCAGTTCGAGGCCTGGGTGGACCCCGCCAAGATGGTCTGA
- a CDS encoding response regulator translates to MLEPTVFIVDDDDAVRHCISVMCSLAGVPCETFADGEAFMSAYQPTRPGCLVVDQRMPGMSGLELLEWMSAQAQPLPVIVITGHGDVPIAVNAFRSGALDFLEKPFADEYLLQRVREAFDRDAEARQRAGEQASVFTRYRRLSRRERSVMDLMVRGLANKLIAAELNIGIRTVESHRANLLKKMGTASLSELTRLHLRLQGKDA, encoded by the coding sequence ATGCTTGAGCCAACCGTATTCATTGTCGACGACGATGACGCCGTGCGTCATTGCATTTCCGTGATGTGCAGCCTTGCCGGAGTGCCGTGCGAGACCTTCGCCGACGGCGAGGCCTTCATGTCGGCCTATCAGCCCACCCGGCCCGGCTGTCTGGTAGTCGATCAGCGCATGCCCGGGATGAGCGGCCTGGAGCTGCTGGAATGGATGTCCGCCCAGGCCCAGCCGTTGCCGGTCATCGTCATCACCGGCCACGGCGACGTCCCCATCGCGGTCAACGCCTTTCGCAGCGGCGCCCTCGACTTCCTGGAAAAGCCGTTCGCCGACGAATACCTCCTGCAGCGGGTGCGCGAGGCCTTCGACCGCGATGCCGAGGCGCGCCAGCGGGCCGGAGAGCAGGCCAGCGTCTTCACCCGCTATCGCCGCCTGAGCCGGCGCGAGCGGTCGGTGATGGATCTGATGGTGCGGGGACTGGCCAACAAGCTGATCGCCGCCGAACTGAATATCGGCATCCGCACGGTCGAGAGCCATCGCGCCAACCTTCTGAAAAAGATGGGAACCGCCAGCCTGTCGGAACTGACCCGGCTGCACCTGCGCCTGCAGGGCAAGGACGCCTGA
- the secD gene encoding protein translocase subunit SecD: protein MLYFSKLKSTLIWAVCLLGVVMSLPNFVKPEAMPGWLSLSRFNLGLDLQGGAYLLLEVDSPAVIKERLDGTVDAVRGGLRAAGIGYRDLGAANGAVSFTLTDPARIAEARTIIRPAVEGGTPGLKDFTVEVGDKGAFRLSLTEEAVRNAQSRAVEQSVEIVRRRIDQTGVNEPVVARQGRDRILVQLPGIDDPGRIKRLLGQTAKMSFHMVAEAPGSAGSKLLPSADPAYGSEKIAIRTKVELDGARLRDASATTNSQTGEWVVGFTFDGIGAKRFAEITTANTGRPFAIVLDGKVISAPVIREPITGGQGQISGRFTAQSANDLAVLLRAGALPAPLTVVEERSVGPDLGADAIRAGVIACVVGFALVVGYMTVSYGLFGIFANVALLFNLALTLAALSLLQATLTLPGIAGILLTLGMSVDANILINERIREEARKGVSPAAAMEAGFRRAFATIIDSNLTTLIKMVLLYAVGTGTVKGFAVTISLGIITSMFTATIVARWLMVAWFRARRPKALPISWGLRLVPEVTRVPFMKGRNVGLIVSVIISAASIGLFFKPGLNYGVDFAGGTVVEIRTEGPADFSRLREVTGQLGLGQVSLQQFGAASDVLIRFEQQPGGDPAQQKAVGSLQRTLTEELPGTSIRRVETVGASVSAELFQEGMLALGLAAVAMLIYIWFRFEWQFGVGAVVTMLLDVTKTVGFFAITGMQFNLTAIAAILTIMGYSINDKVVVYDRVRENLRRYRRMPLRELIDLSINETMSRTVGTSLALFLATAPLAIFGGEALQEFALVLLFGVVLATSSSIFIAAPILLFLGEKQLRRQPAEVEAGIQGQEETP, encoded by the coding sequence ATGCTGTACTTCTCCAAGCTGAAATCGACCTTGATCTGGGCGGTGTGCCTGCTCGGCGTAGTCATGAGTCTCCCCAATTTCGTCAAGCCGGAGGCCATGCCCGGCTGGCTGTCGCTGTCGCGCTTCAACCTCGGCCTCGACCTGCAGGGCGGCGCCTATCTGCTGCTGGAGGTGGACAGCCCGGCGGTGATCAAGGAACGCCTGGACGGCACCGTCGACGCCGTCCGCGGCGGCCTGCGCGCCGCCGGCATCGGCTATCGCGACCTGGGCGCCGCCAATGGAGCGGTCTCGTTCACCCTGACCGATCCGGCCCGGATCGCCGAGGCGCGGACCATCATCCGCCCGGCCGTCGAGGGCGGCACGCCGGGCCTGAAGGACTTCACCGTCGAGGTCGGCGACAAGGGGGCGTTCCGCCTGAGCCTGACCGAAGAGGCGGTGCGCAACGCGCAATCGCGGGCGGTGGAGCAATCGGTGGAGATCGTGCGCCGCCGCATCGACCAGACCGGCGTCAACGAGCCGGTGGTGGCCCGCCAGGGGCGCGACCGCATCCTGGTGCAGTTGCCCGGCATCGACGATCCCGGGCGGATCAAGCGGTTGCTGGGACAGACGGCCAAGATGAGCTTCCATATGGTGGCCGAGGCGCCGGGAAGCGCGGGCTCGAAGTTGCTGCCCTCGGCCGACCCGGCCTATGGCTCCGAGAAGATCGCCATCCGCACCAAGGTGGAACTGGACGGCGCCCGCCTGCGCGACGCCTCCGCCACCACCAACTCCCAGACGGGCGAGTGGGTGGTCGGCTTCACCTTCGACGGGATCGGCGCCAAGCGCTTCGCCGAGATCACCACCGCCAATACCGGCCGCCCCTTCGCCATCGTGCTGGACGGCAAGGTGATCAGCGCCCCGGTGATCCGCGAGCCCATCACCGGCGGCCAGGGACAGATCAGCGGGCGGTTCACCGCCCAATCGGCCAACGATCTGGCGGTGCTGCTGCGGGCCGGCGCCCTTCCCGCCCCGCTGACCGTGGTCGAGGAGCGCAGCGTCGGCCCCGATCTGGGCGCCGACGCCATCCGGGCCGGAGTGATCGCCTGCGTGGTCGGCTTCGCCCTGGTGGTGGGCTACATGACGGTCAGCTACGGTCTGTTCGGCATCTTCGCCAACGTCGCCCTGCTGTTCAATCTGGCGCTGACCCTGGCGGCGCTGTCGCTGCTGCAGGCGACGCTGACCCTGCCCGGCATCGCCGGCATCCTGCTGACGCTGGGCATGTCGGTGGACGCCAACATCCTGATCAACGAGCGCATCCGCGAGGAGGCGCGCAAGGGCGTCTCGCCCGCCGCCGCCATGGAGGCGGGCTTCCGCCGCGCCTTCGCCACCATCATCGACAGCAATCTGACCACCCTGATCAAGATGGTGCTGCTCTACGCGGTGGGCACCGGCACGGTGAAGGGCTTCGCCGTCACCATCAGCTTAGGGATCATCACCTCCATGTTCACCGCCACCATCGTCGCCCGCTGGCTGATGGTGGCGTGGTTCCGGGCCCGGCGCCCCAAGGCCCTGCCCATATCGTGGGGACTGCGGCTGGTGCCCGAGGTGACGCGCGTCCCCTTCATGAAAGGGCGCAATGTCGGCCTGATCGTCTCGGTGATCATCAGCGCCGCCTCCATCGGCCTGTTCTTCAAGCCGGGCCTCAATTACGGCGTGGATTTCGCCGGCGGCACGGTGGTGGAGATCCGCACCGAGGGGCCGGCGGATTTCTCGCGACTGCGCGAGGTCACCGGGCAGTTGGGGCTGGGGCAGGTATCGCTGCAGCAGTTCGGCGCCGCCTCCGACGTGCTGATCCGCTTCGAGCAGCAGCCGGGCGGCGATCCGGCCCAGCAGAAGGCGGTCGGCAGCCTGCAGCGCACCCTGACGGAGGAATTGCCCGGCACCTCCATCCGCCGGGTGGAAACCGTCGGCGCCTCGGTCAGCGCCGAACTGTTCCAGGAAGGCATGCTGGCCCTGGGGCTGGCGGCGGTGGCCATGCTGATCTACATCTGGTTCCGCTTCGAATGGCAGTTCGGGGTGGGCGCGGTGGTGACCATGCTGCTGGACGTCACCAAGACGGTGGGCTTCTTCGCCATCACCGGCATGCAATTCAACCTGACCGCCATCGCGGCGATCCTGACCATCATGGGCTATTCCATCAACGACAAGGTGGTGGTCTACGACCGGGTGCGCGAGAACCTCAGGCGCTATCGCCGCATGCCGCTGCGCGAACTCATCGATCTCAGCATCAACGAGACCATGAGCCGCACGGTGGGCACCTCGCTGGCCCTGTTCCTCGCCACCGCGCCGCTCGCCATCTTCGGCGGCGAGGCGTTGCAGGAATTCGCCCTGGTCTTGCTGTTCGGCGTGGTGCTGGCCACCTCGTCGTCCATCTTCATCGCCGCGCCGATCCTGCTCTTCCTTGGCGAGAAGCAGCTTCGCCGCCAGCCGGCCGAGGTTGAGGCCGGGATTCAGGGACAAGAGGAGACGCCGTGA
- a CDS encoding ATP-binding protein has translation MQRFAIGGRLFPLVFLAVYILVDRVTFIHDPPAINITPWNPPAGLYLALLLLKPRGAAPLTFAALMLGDLLVRGSPAPVPVLAVSNLLIVLSYGAGVWLPSLRLRFSPDLGRMYDTVRLVIMVPIAAVAAALGFTLPYMVAGLLPWHDLPAIVAQYWVGDVIAILTVTPFLLLHVHRTPGNGPRRPRIETALHALAVAAALAVTFNPLVPDPSKILYVLFLPIIWIAMRRGLAGTTTAVLVIHIGVIVGLSISPGHWRDLTYYQTVMVALAGTGLLVGAVVSERWRLEISLGQRRAELSRVARLSLIGEMASSLAHELNQPLFTTMGYTRSCRQLLVRGGERDAILDLMDRATAEAERAAEVLRSIRGFLRQDGQPAKVDLRAALDGILVFIRPDARRHGIALTVDLPADLPPLWIDAVQLDQILLNLLRNSLDALANREKRDGPDRIAVAATLGERMVEISVADTGPGVPEDKVGPLFDLFFTTKPSGMGLGLPICRSIVEAHGGRLWLARNGPEGACFSFTLPVVRDA, from the coding sequence GTGCAGCGGTTCGCGATCGGCGGAAGGCTGTTCCCGCTCGTCTTTCTCGCCGTCTACATCCTGGTCGACCGGGTCACCTTCATCCACGACCCGCCGGCCATCAACATCACCCCCTGGAATCCCCCGGCCGGCCTTTACCTGGCCCTGCTGCTGCTCAAGCCACGGGGAGCGGCGCCGCTGACCTTCGCGGCGCTGATGCTGGGCGACCTTCTGGTGCGCGGCAGCCCGGCGCCGGTCCCGGTGCTCGCCGTCAGCAATCTGCTGATCGTGCTCAGCTATGGCGCCGGCGTCTGGCTGCCGTCCCTCCGCCTGCGGTTCAGCCCCGACCTGGGGCGCATGTACGATACCGTCCGGCTGGTGATCATGGTGCCCATCGCCGCCGTGGCCGCCGCCTTGGGCTTCACCCTTCCCTACATGGTGGCCGGGCTGCTGCCCTGGCACGACCTGCCGGCCATCGTGGCGCAATACTGGGTGGGCGACGTCATCGCCATCCTGACCGTGACGCCCTTCCTGCTGCTGCATGTCCATCGCACTCCGGGCAACGGCCCCCGCAGGCCCCGGATCGAGACGGCCCTGCACGCCCTGGCGGTGGCCGCCGCCCTGGCAGTGACCTTCAACCCGCTGGTGCCCGATCCGTCCAAGATCCTCTATGTCCTGTTCCTGCCCATCATCTGGATCGCCATGCGGCGCGGGCTGGCCGGCACGACCACGGCGGTACTGGTCATCCACATCGGTGTCATCGTCGGGCTGTCGATCAGCCCCGGCCACTGGCGGGACCTGACCTATTACCAGACGGTCATGGTGGCACTGGCGGGGACCGGATTGCTGGTGGGCGCGGTGGTCAGCGAGCGCTGGCGGCTGGAAATCAGCCTGGGTCAGCGCCGGGCCGAGCTGTCACGGGTGGCGCGCCTCAGCCTGATCGGCGAGATGGCCTCCAGCCTGGCCCACGAGTTGAACCAGCCGCTGTTCACCACCATGGGCTATACCCGGTCCTGCCGCCAGTTGCTGGTGCGCGGCGGCGAGCGCGACGCGATTCTCGACCTGATGGACCGCGCCACCGCCGAGGCCGAACGCGCCGCCGAGGTGCTGCGCTCCATCCGGGGCTTCCTGCGCCAGGACGGCCAGCCGGCCAAAGTCGATCTGCGGGCCGCCCTTGACGGCATCCTGGTGTTCATCCGCCCCGACGCCCGCCGCCACGGCATCGCCCTGACCGTGGACCTGCCCGCCGATCTGCCGCCGCTGTGGATCGACGCGGTCCAGCTCGACCAGATTCTGCTGAACCTGCTGCGCAACAGCCTCGACGCCCTGGCCAACCGGGAGAAGCGCGACGGACCGGACCGCATCGCCGTCGCCGCCACCCTGGGCGAGCGCATGGTGGAGATCTCGGTCGCCGATACCGGCCCCGGCGTCCCCGAGGACAAGGTGGGGCCGCTGTTCGATCTGTTCTTCACCACCAAACCCTCCGGGATGGGGCTGGGCCTGCCCATCTGCCGCTCCATCGTCGAAGCCCATGGCGGGCGGTTGTGGCTGGCCCGCAACGGCCCCGAGGGCGCCTGTTTTTCCTTCACACTTCCCGTGGTCCGCGATGCTTGA
- a CDS encoding Glu/Leu/Phe/Val dehydrogenase, which yields MTDMAMLSHALTRLDEAARHIEVDPEVLEKLRHPKETLTTRLTIRMDDGSRRSFTAWRCRYDDTRGPTKGGIRFHPSSTVGEVSTLAFWMTFKCAVMNLPYGGGKGAVQVDPRGLSRAELERLSRAYVQAFASMIGPDRDIPAPDVYTNSMIMGWMADEYSSMVRQPSPAVITGKPIPLGGSLGRDDATARGGFYLVKHLETELGLDKSAKRVVVLGYGNAGVHIARLLHADGYKIIGISDSRGAIVSADGLDPDAVLDAKDAAGSVSAYAKSGRARVVAADELLAVECDLLVPAALEDQIHIDNADSIRTKVILELANGPVTKEADALLEAKGIVVLPDILANAGGVTVSYFEWVQNRQGYYWSLAEVHQRLKTIMEAEGRHVWNIHLEKKAAMRTAAYVHALQRLSDAIAAHGTQAYFTN from the coding sequence ATGACCGACATGGCCATGCTTTCCCACGCCCTCACCCGACTTGACGAGGCGGCCCGCCACATCGAGGTCGATCCCGAGGTGCTTGAGAAGCTCCGTCATCCCAAGGAGACCCTGACCACCCGCCTGACCATCCGCATGGACGACGGGTCGCGCCGCTCCTTCACCGCCTGGCGCTGCCGCTACGACGATACGCGCGGCCCGACCAAGGGCGGCATCCGCTTCCATCCGTCGTCGACGGTGGGCGAAGTCTCGACCCTGGCCTTCTGGATGACCTTCAAGTGCGCCGTGATGAACCTGCCCTATGGCGGCGGCAAGGGCGCGGTCCAGGTCGATCCCCGCGGCCTGTCGCGCGCCGAGCTGGAACGCCTGTCGCGCGCCTATGTCCAGGCCTTCGCCAGCATGATCGGCCCCGATCGCGACATTCCGGCCCCCGATGTCTATACCAATTCCATGATCATGGGCTGGATGGCCGACGAGTACAGTTCCATGGTCCGCCAGCCGAGCCCGGCCGTCATCACCGGCAAGCCGATTCCGCTGGGCGGCTCGCTGGGCCGCGACGACGCCACCGCGCGCGGCGGCTTCTATCTGGTCAAGCACCTGGAAACCGAGCTGGGCCTGGACAAGTCGGCCAAGCGCGTCGTCGTGCTGGGCTACGGCAATGCCGGCGTCCACATCGCCCGCCTGCTGCATGCCGACGGCTACAAGATCATCGGCATCTCGGATTCGCGTGGCGCCATCGTCTCGGCCGACGGCCTCGACCCCGATGCGGTGCTCGACGCCAAGGACGCGGCCGGCTCGGTCTCGGCCTATGCCAAGAGCGGCCGCGCCCGCGTGGTGGCTGCCGACGAATTGCTGGCCGTGGAATGCGACCTGCTGGTTCCGGCGGCGCTCGAGGACCAGATCCACATCGACAACGCCGACAGCATCCGCACCAAGGTGATCCTCGAACTGGCCAACGGCCCGGTCACCAAGGAAGCCGATGCCCTGCTCGAGGCCAAGGGCATCGTCGTCCTGCCCGACATCCTGGCCAATGCCGGCGGCGTGACCGTGTCCTACTTCGAGTGGGTGCAGAACCGCCAGGGCTATTACTGGTCCCTCGCGGAGGTCCATCAGCGCCTCAAGACCATCATGGAAGCCGAAGGACGCCACGTCTGGAACATCCATCTGGAAAAGAAGGCGGCCATGCGCACCGCGGCCTATGTCCATGCCCTGCAGCGGCTGTCCGACGCCATTGCCGCGCACGGCACCCAGGCCTACTTTACCAACTGA